The following are from one region of the Quercus robur chromosome 1, dhQueRobu3.1, whole genome shotgun sequence genome:
- the LOC126722132 gene encoding 60S acidic ribosomal protein P2B-like: MKVVAAYLLAVLGGNTTPSAEDLKNILGSVGAEADDDRIELLLSEVKGKDITELIAAGREKLSSVPSGGGAIAVAAPGGGAGGAAPEAAAAESKKEEKVEEKEESDDDMGFSLFD; the protein is encoded by the exons ATGAAGGTTGTCGCTGCATACTTGTTGGCCGTGTTGGGAGGCAACACAACTCCTTCCGCTGAAGACTTGAAGAACATCCTCGGATCAG TTGGGGCTGAAGCTGATGATGATAGAATTGAGTTGCTCTTGTCTGAAGTCAAGGGAAAAGATATCACAGAGCTGATTGCAGCTGGTAGGGAGAAGTTGTCATCAGTGCCTTCTGGTGGTGGCGCTATTGCTGTTGCTGCACCTGGTGGCGGTGCTGGTGGAGCTGCCCCTGAAGCTGCTGCTGCCGAGTCAAAGAAAGAGGAGAAAGtggaagagaaagaggagtctGATGAC GATATGGGTTTCAGCCTCTTTGACTAA
- the LOC126721235 gene encoding histidine-containing phosphotransfer protein 2-like, whose amino-acid sequence MVGTDLRQQLNNYIQSMRDQGILDSQFQSVQALKTEENPHFVLETITGFCSDADNGIAQMTRYLEGPVVDFTNLTGLSHFLRGSSSSIGGVRMALACRDLRRASEANNKQGCIEGMARLKHEYNSLKEGLNNISQIERQLIGNAQRGRQ is encoded by the exons atggtgggaaCTGATCTCAGGCAGCAGCTCAATAACTATATCCAGTCCATGCGTGATCAA GGAATACTGGACAGCCAATTTCAAAGCGTGCAAGCTTTGAAAACTGAAGAGAATCCTCACTTTGTCTTGGAAACCATCACTGGATTCTGCAGTGATGCTGACAATGGCATTGCACAGATGACCAGATATCT GGAAGGGCCGGTTGTAGACTTTACCAATTTGACTGGTTTATCTCACTTTCTAAGGGGAAGTAGCTCAAG CATTGGTGGTGTTCGAATGGCCCTTGCTTGTCGTGATCTCCGACGTGCTAGCGAAGCCAACAACAAACAAGG GTGCATTGAAGGCATGGCCAGGCTCAAGCATGAATACAACTCTCTGAAGGAAGGTCTCAATAACATTTCTCAG ATCGAGAGGCAACTTATCGGCAATGCTCAAAGGGGACGCCAGTAG
- the LOC126722145 gene encoding peptidyl-prolyl cis-trans isomerase CYP71 isoform X1 — MEEPQNGAVGSAPAETEEEPIVGPGPAPRARPKRPLQFEQAYLDALPSANMYEKSYMHRDVVTHVAVSPADFFITGSADGHLKFWKKKPIGIEFAKHFRSHLGPIEGIAVSVDGLLCGTISNDRSVKIYDVVNYDMMVMIGLQFVPGAIEWVYKQGDVKARVAISDRNSSFVHIYDARSGSNEPIISKEIHLCPVKVMKYNPVFDAVISADVKGIIEYWSPATLQFPENEVNFRLKSDTNLFEIVKCKTSVSAIEASPDGKQFVITSPDRRIRVFWFRTGKLRRVYDESLEVAQDLQRSDAPLYRLEAIDFGRRMAVEKEIEKTESAPQPNAVFDESSNFIIYAALLGIKVVNLHTNKVARILGKVENNDRFLRIALYQGDRSSKKVRKIPAAAANVNESKEPLTDPTLLCCAFKKHRIYLFSQREPEEPEDATKGRDVFNEKPPPDELLAVSDIGKSVTTSLPDNVIMHTTMGDIHMRLYPEECPKTVENFTTHCRNGYYDNLIFHRVIKGFMVQTGDPLGDGTGGQSIWGREFEDEFHKSLRHDRPFTVSMANAGPNTNGSQFFITTVATPWLDNKHTVFARVIKGMDVVQAIEKVKTDKGDRPYQDVKILNVTVPKS, encoded by the exons ATGGAGGAACCTCAAAACGGCGCCGTAGGCTCTGCACCAGCAGAGACTGAAGAGGAGCCCATAGTCGGGCCGGGTCCTGCCCCGCGCGCCCGACCCAAGCGACCCCTCCAGTTCGAGCAGGCCTATCTCGACGCGCTTCCCTCCGCTAACAT GTATGAGAAAAGTTACATGCATCGCGACGTGGTCACACATGTGGCTGTCTCTCCAGCAGATTTCTTCATCACTGGAAGCGCTGATG GGCATTTGAAGTTCTGGAAGAAAAAGCCTATCGGTATTGAGTTTGCAAAGCATTTTAGATCCCATCTCGGTCCAATTGAAGGAATAGCT GTTAGCGTTGATGGGTTGCTTTGTGGTACTATTTCAAATGATCGTTCTGTGAAGATATATGATGTGGTCAACTATGATATGATGGTCATGATTGGCCTACAATTTGTTCCTGGTGCCATTGAATGGGTCTACAAACAAGGTGATGTCAAAGCGAGGGTTGCCATTAGTGATCGGAACTCCTCATTTGTGCACATATATGATGCTAGATCTGGTTCAAATGAACCGATCATCTCCAAAGAG ATACATTTGTGCCCGGTAAAAGTTATGAAGTACAACCCTGTATTTGATGCTGTGATATCTGCTGATGTGAAGGGAATTATTGAGTATTGGAGCCCCGCTACACTTCAGTTCCCAGAAAATGA GGTGAATTTTAGATTGAAAAGTGATACAAATCTCTTTGAAATTGTGAAATGCAAAACTTCTGTTTCTGCTATTGAG GCGAGTCCAGATGGTAAGCAATTTGTGATTACATCACCTGATCGTAGGATAAGAGTGTTTTGGTTCAGAACAGGTAAACTAAGACGAGTTTATGATGAATCCCTTGAG GTGGCACAAGATCTTCAGAGAAGTGATGCTCCCTTATATCGGTTGGAAGCTATTGATTTTGGGCGAAGAATGGCTGTTGAGAAGGAAATTGAGAAAACAGAAAGCGCACCACAACCAAATGCAGTCTTTGATGAAAGctctaattttattatatacgCAGCCCTCCTTGGGATAAAA GTAGTAAACTTGCACACCAATAAAGTTGCCCGAATTCTTGGAAAGGTGGAGAACAATGATAGATTTTTGAGAATTGCGCTATATCAAGGTGACCGAAGCAgtaaaaaagttagaaaaattCCTGCAGCTGCAGCAAATGTAAATGAGAGCAAAGAGCCTTTGACAGATCCCACTCTTCTATGTTGTGCTTTCAAGAAGCACAGAATATATCTTTTCAG TCAAAGAGAACCAGAGGAGCCTGAAGATGCAACTAAGGGAAGAGATGTGTTTAATGAGAAGCCTCCTCCTGATGAACTTTTAGCCGTGTCAGATATTGGAAAATCTGTGACAACATCTCTTCCTGACAATGTG ATTATGCATACCACAATGGGTGATATTCACATGAGATTGTACCCAGAGGAATGTCCAAAAACTGTGGAGAACTTTACAACACACTGCCGGAATGGCTACTATGATAATCTCATTTTTCACCGTGTCATCAAAGGCTTCATGGTACAGACAGGAGATCCTTTGGGAGATGGCACTGGAGGGCAATCTATTTGGGGCAGGGAGTTTGAGGATGAGTTTCACAAgag TTTACGACATGACAGGCCTTTCACCGTGTCAATGGCAAATGCAGGCCCAAACACTAATGGGTCTCAATTCTTTATCACCACAGTGGCTACTCCTTGGCTGGACAACAAGCATACGGTTTTTGCTAGAGTTATAAAGGGAATGGATGTTGTACAG GCTATAGAGAAAGTGAAGACAGATAAGGGTGATAGGCCATACCAAGATGTGAAAATTCTAAATGTGACTGTTCCCAAGTCTTAA
- the LOC126722145 gene encoding peptidyl-prolyl cis-trans isomerase CYP71 isoform X2 → MQVSVDGLLCGTISNDRSVKIYDVVNYDMMVMIGLQFVPGAIEWVYKQGDVKARVAISDRNSSFVHIYDARSGSNEPIISKEIHLCPVKVMKYNPVFDAVISADVKGIIEYWSPATLQFPENEVNFRLKSDTNLFEIVKCKTSVSAIEASPDGKQFVITSPDRRIRVFWFRTGKLRRVYDESLEVAQDLQRSDAPLYRLEAIDFGRRMAVEKEIEKTESAPQPNAVFDESSNFIIYAALLGIKVVNLHTNKVARILGKVENNDRFLRIALYQGDRSSKKVRKIPAAAANVNESKEPLTDPTLLCCAFKKHRIYLFSQREPEEPEDATKGRDVFNEKPPPDELLAVSDIGKSVTTSLPDNVIMHTTMGDIHMRLYPEECPKTVENFTTHCRNGYYDNLIFHRVIKGFMVQTGDPLGDGTGGQSIWGREFEDEFHKSLRHDRPFTVSMANAGPNTNGSQFFITTVATPWLDNKHTVFARVIKGMDVVQAIEKVKTDKGDRPYQDVKILNVTVPKS, encoded by the exons ATGCAGGTTAGCGTTGATGGGTTGCTTTGTGGTACTATTTCAAATGATCGTTCTGTGAAGATATATGATGTGGTCAACTATGATATGATGGTCATGATTGGCCTACAATTTGTTCCTGGTGCCATTGAATGGGTCTACAAACAAGGTGATGTCAAAGCGAGGGTTGCCATTAGTGATCGGAACTCCTCATTTGTGCACATATATGATGCTAGATCTGGTTCAAATGAACCGATCATCTCCAAAGAG ATACATTTGTGCCCGGTAAAAGTTATGAAGTACAACCCTGTATTTGATGCTGTGATATCTGCTGATGTGAAGGGAATTATTGAGTATTGGAGCCCCGCTACACTTCAGTTCCCAGAAAATGA GGTGAATTTTAGATTGAAAAGTGATACAAATCTCTTTGAAATTGTGAAATGCAAAACTTCTGTTTCTGCTATTGAG GCGAGTCCAGATGGTAAGCAATTTGTGATTACATCACCTGATCGTAGGATAAGAGTGTTTTGGTTCAGAACAGGTAAACTAAGACGAGTTTATGATGAATCCCTTGAG GTGGCACAAGATCTTCAGAGAAGTGATGCTCCCTTATATCGGTTGGAAGCTATTGATTTTGGGCGAAGAATGGCTGTTGAGAAGGAAATTGAGAAAACAGAAAGCGCACCACAACCAAATGCAGTCTTTGATGAAAGctctaattttattatatacgCAGCCCTCCTTGGGATAAAA GTAGTAAACTTGCACACCAATAAAGTTGCCCGAATTCTTGGAAAGGTGGAGAACAATGATAGATTTTTGAGAATTGCGCTATATCAAGGTGACCGAAGCAgtaaaaaagttagaaaaattCCTGCAGCTGCAGCAAATGTAAATGAGAGCAAAGAGCCTTTGACAGATCCCACTCTTCTATGTTGTGCTTTCAAGAAGCACAGAATATATCTTTTCAG TCAAAGAGAACCAGAGGAGCCTGAAGATGCAACTAAGGGAAGAGATGTGTTTAATGAGAAGCCTCCTCCTGATGAACTTTTAGCCGTGTCAGATATTGGAAAATCTGTGACAACATCTCTTCCTGACAATGTG ATTATGCATACCACAATGGGTGATATTCACATGAGATTGTACCCAGAGGAATGTCCAAAAACTGTGGAGAACTTTACAACACACTGCCGGAATGGCTACTATGATAATCTCATTTTTCACCGTGTCATCAAAGGCTTCATGGTACAGACAGGAGATCCTTTGGGAGATGGCACTGGAGGGCAATCTATTTGGGGCAGGGAGTTTGAGGATGAGTTTCACAAgag TTTACGACATGACAGGCCTTTCACCGTGTCAATGGCAAATGCAGGCCCAAACACTAATGGGTCTCAATTCTTTATCACCACAGTGGCTACTCCTTGGCTGGACAACAAGCATACGGTTTTTGCTAGAGTTATAAAGGGAATGGATGTTGTACAG GCTATAGAGAAAGTGAAGACAGATAAGGGTGATAGGCCATACCAAGATGTGAAAATTCTAAATGTGACTGTTCCCAAGTCTTAA